One window of the Rosa rugosa chromosome 3, drRosRugo1.1, whole genome shotgun sequence genome contains the following:
- the LOC133740826 gene encoding uncharacterized protein LOC133740826 produces the protein MAGGARCRVRSGGGLRSSGRIGGKSTGLRSGSRLSTREQQDDLLRRYPGAAYIVTRRRSEPAAGAGAVASDEFISFDTCRSLLYHYYDVTRLCGSDSPDSVSYRDTILKFCGIQVSPDELDKKASTSTNAAPHL, from the exons ATGGCTGGTGGTGCCCGTTGCCGTGTCCGTTCAGGCGGAG GGTTGAGATCGTCCGGAAGAATTGGAGGAAAATCGACCGGCCTAAGATCAG GTTCCAGATTAAGTACCAGGGAACAACAAGATGACCTTCTGAGGAGATATCCTGGTGCAGCTTATATTGTTACTCGTCGAAGATCAGAACCTGCCGCTGGCGCTGGCGCTGTGGCTTCAGACGAATTCATTTCGTTTGATACCTGCCGGAGTCTTTTGTATCACTACTATGAT GTAACACGCTTGTGTGGGAGCGACAGTCCCGATAGTGTATCATATCGCGACACTATACTTAAGTTTTGTGGTATTCAGGTGTCACCTGATGAGTTAGACAAGAAGGCCTCTACTTCCACCAATGCAGCTCCTCATCTTTGA
- the LOC133740268 gene encoding uncharacterized protein LOC133740268 isoform X1, giving the protein MGQGASQPKSKRLTRSERQDELLKMCHLPATVIRRPNTNPDGSDIPSIPGSDFEFPDRNCETLIRMLYQAMSRNKDLLLAQCYQVAVRDSCGIEVDLSASLPTKS; this is encoded by the exons ATGGGTCAAGGAGCATCCCAGCCCAAAAGTAAAA GGTTGACGCGTAGTGAGCGCCAAGATGAGCTTCTTAAGATGTGTCATCTCCCTGCGACAGTTATTCGTCGCCCAAACACGAACCCAGATGGATCTGATATTCCAAGCATACCTGGTTCTGATTTTGAGTTTCCTGATCGTAATTGTGAGACCTTGATTAGGATGCTCTATCAG GCAATGAGCAGGAACAAGGACCTGCTTCTGGCACAGTGCTATCAGGTAGCGGTGCGGGATAGTTGTGGTATTGAGGTCGACCTCTCGGCTAGTCTTCCCACTAAATCATGA
- the LOC133740268 gene encoding uncharacterized protein LOC133740268 isoform X2 has translation MGQGASQPKRLTRSERQDELLKMCHLPATVIRRPNTNPDGSDIPSIPGSDFEFPDRNCETLIRMLYQAMSRNKDLLLAQCYQVAVRDSCGIEVDLSASLPTKS, from the exons ATGGGTCAAGGAGCATCCCAGCCCAAAA GGTTGACGCGTAGTGAGCGCCAAGATGAGCTTCTTAAGATGTGTCATCTCCCTGCGACAGTTATTCGTCGCCCAAACACGAACCCAGATGGATCTGATATTCCAAGCATACCTGGTTCTGATTTTGAGTTTCCTGATCGTAATTGTGAGACCTTGATTAGGATGCTCTATCAG GCAATGAGCAGGAACAAGGACCTGCTTCTGGCACAGTGCTATCAGGTAGCGGTGCGGGATAGTTGTGGTATTGAGGTCGACCTCTCGGCTAGTCTTCCCACTAAATCATGA
- the LOC133741218 gene encoding uncharacterized protein LOC133741218, which produces MAPQNSETPLTRAQRQDELLNVFPGTAKVILRPRTNPDGSEIVTISDYEFPDLRCKRWLKNLYQAMRLCGRDYGRHVADIQLDLPTFCGIEVDLDVMEKAMGNGLGTSIS; this is translated from the exons ATGGCTCCCCAGAACTCAG AGACACCGTTAACTCGAGCTCAACGCCAAGATGAGCTTCTGAACGTGTTTCCTGGCACTGCTAAGGTTATTCTTCGTCCAAGAACAAATCCAGATGGCTCTGAAATTGTTACCATAAGTGATTATGAGTTTCCTGATCTTAGATGTAAGCGCTGGTTGAAGAATCTCTATCAG GCAATGCGTTTGTGTGGGAGAGATTATGGACGTCATGTAGCTGATATTCAGTTAGATTTACCGACATTTTGTGGTATTGAAGTGGACCTCGATGTAATGGAGAAGGCAATGGGGAATGGCCTTGGCACATCGATCTCCTAG